A single genomic interval of Armigeres subalbatus isolate Guangzhou_Male chromosome 1, GZ_Asu_2, whole genome shotgun sequence harbors:
- the LOC134212139 gene encoding uncharacterized protein LOC134212139, with protein MFLIFAHLQKIGMARKYMAYPAAQVAKAVNLVRNGHPIRRAAATCKVPESTIRVRLKKPCQNPGRPPVLSKEEEMHIVNWIISSANVGLPVDGQRLKTSVAHLFKLSGKKNPFMKGIPGRKWFAGFLKRHQQISRRIPSALSKQRVTVTETKIRAWFGHIQSYFDKNQLHHVAADPSRVFNMDESAIRLVPTREQVLAKTGEKYVHTKCANSDKEAYTTLFASNADGILAPPLVLFPYKQRLPAEIVREAPPGWSVGKTESGWMNRETFYYYLKNVFHPWLLATKIQLPIIVFVDGHSSHVSYQTTEFCRENGIELICLFPNATHILQPLDVGFFRALKSSWNKRLIEWRTLHAGDAITKHEFTPLLKKAVDDMLNIKTTLRNAFRKCGLVPWDPNAVNFSMVLQPQHSEQGNDGACIESSQEGSTHTNLLTDLENYLNVGQLKLFIKHKADLEWPGPVEDKNLFHVWQRIIKKNARSQIQQTNLTSQMMHSMDLMNRFLKKTLLLMLADERQKTATFLNFDLPRPSQTTFLEETTNTSKSSLQPVCTQDREDFMERAFRIPTVFAKPPKCQKLLRPRPPTVATSDEFREWLITTELNKENKERERVEKKAARVKKSEQKKKAKTGGKAKTTKPRM; from the exons ATGTTCTTAATATTTGCGCATTTGCAGAAAATCGGAATGGCGCGTAAGTACATGGCTTATCCTGCTGCTCAAGTAGCGAAAGCTGTAAATCTCGTCAGGAATGGGCATCCCATTCGCCGGGCTGCTGCAACCTGCAAGGTTCCGGAGAGTACAATTCGAGTCAGGCTAAAGAAACCGTGTCAAAATCCCGGAAGACCTCCTGTACTgtcgaaggaagaagaaatgcaTATTGTCAATTGGATAATTAGCAGTGCGAATGTTGGACTTCCGGTGGATGGACAGAGGCTGAAGACATCCGTGGCACATTTGTTCAAGTTATCTGGCAAAAAGAATCCATTCATGAAAGGAATTCCCGGTCGAAAGTGGTTTGCAGGATTTCTCAAGCGGCATCAACAAATCTCTCGGCGTATACCTAGTGCTCTCTCAAAACAACGTGTAACTGTGACAGAAACGAAAATACGCGCATGGTTTGGTCACATTCAGTCGTATTTCGATAAAAATCAGCTACACCATGTTGCAGCTGATCCATCCCGTGTATTTAACATGGATGAATCGGCCATCCGTTTAGTACCAACAAGGGAGCAAGTACTGGCGAAGACCGGTGAAAAATACGTACACACAAAATGCGCCAATTCTGATAAAGAAGCCTACACCACTTTGTTTGCTTCAAACGCAGATGGTATTCTCGCACCCCCTCTGGTACTTTTTCCCTACAAACAAAGATTGCCGGCCGAAATAGTACGTGAGGCACCGCCCGGTTGGTCAGTCGGAAAGACTGAATCAGGATGGATGAACCGAGAGacgttttattattatttgaagaatgtttttcaTCCTTGGCTTTTGGCGACCAAAATTCAACTTCCCATCATCGTATTTGTAGATGGACACTCGTCCCACGTCTCTTACCAAACGACAGAGTTCTGCAGAGAAAATGGAATTGAGCTGATTTGCCTGTTCCCAAATGCCACTCATATCCTACAGCCACTGGATGTCGGATTTTTCAGAGCACTTAAATCCAGTTGGAATAAGCGACTAATCGAGTGGAGAACTCTACATGCCGGAGATGCCATCACGAAGCACGAGTTTACACCACTACTTAAAAAAGCTGTCGATGACATGCTCAACATAAAAACAACATTGCGAAATGCTTTCAGAAAATGTGGTCTTGTTCCATGGGATCCGAACGCCGTGAATTTCTCGATGGTTCTTCAACCTCAGCATTCGGAACAAGGCAATGATGGAGCATGTATTGAATCTTCACAGGAAGGCAGTACTCACACCAACTTACTAACAGATCTCGAGAACTACCTCAATGTTGGACAGTTAAAGCTATTCATCAAACACAAAGCAGATCTTGAATGGCCAGGACCGGTAGAAGACAAAAACTTATTCCATGTCTGGCagcgaataataaaaaaaaatgcgaggTCACAAATTCAACAGACGAATCTCACTAGCCAAATGATGCATTCCATGGATTTGATGAATCGTTTCTTGAAG AAAACTTTACTGCTTATGCTTGCAGACGAGCGTCAGAAAACAGCGAccttcttaaattttgatttgcCACGACCATCTCAAACGACCTTTCTTGAAGAGACGACAAATACATCAAAGAGTTCGTTACAGCCGGTGTGTACGCAGGATAGAGAAGATTTTATGGAGAGAGCATTCCGTATACCGACTGTATTCGCAAAACCACCGAAGTGCCAGAAGTTACTACGACCACGTCCACCAACAGTAGCCACCAGTGACGAGTTCAGAGAGTGGTTAATAACGACGGAACT